A segment of the Malaclemys terrapin pileata isolate rMalTer1 chromosome 1, rMalTer1.hap1, whole genome shotgun sequence genome:
TCTATGACAGCATTTCTAATAGGAACACAGAAGAGGGAGCTAAAGGGCTACTAATAAAAAGTCCCTGTGATCCTCTTTTATCAATTTTTTGCTTCTGGAAAGATATCTAATTACAACCCTGATATGCATATCACAAACTACGAGAAGGCGCGTGCAACCTGGAGCTGCACCCCATGTTCTTCCATCAGAAGATCTCTTCCTTTCTAGTTGGTCTCTCTTCAGGATTGAAAATCTGTGCCTGGGGAAGGAGAAGCTTGGGGGCAGAAAGGCTGATGGCAGGGCCAGCATCACCATTCCACCACACGCTATGTGTGCAGCATGCTATATCCCACACCCTGACTCCAATGGAGCATTTCCAAATAACTGGAGTGGGCATTAGAACCGGTGCAGCAGAACAGGGGCCTTGCATGGGTCACTCTAGCATTCATCAGATGCCCAAAGATGTACAGGTTCTGTGACCAAGCACTCCGCTAAGCCCTGACTGCCTGACAAAGTTCTGGAGGGGGCTTCTGAGAGAAACCTTAATTTTCATTTCCCTGTTCCTTTCCCACAGGCTTTTCCGATGGAGGGGTTTGAAATATTTGACGAAGGCCTTATTAATGGTGGCATTTCAAACCTGTAACTTTTACTGGGACTCTTCCATTCAGGAGAGACACATCAGGTGAACATTTCCAATTAAACTAAAGGCTCCACAAGAATACAGAGTGAGTGGCATGAGGCTGCCATGACCAGAATTGTTATGAGGGAAAGCTTAGTGCCATGGAGTCAAATGGGCACTGAAGGCACCACAATGGCAGGGTGACCACCCAACACCACACCGAAAATACCTGTGCTGGTTTGAGACTCTGACACTAAAGGATTTTGCTTCATTTCAGTGACAGCACACAGTGGGAGGAAGGAATTGTTGAGCTATTTCACCTCAGAGGTTTCtaaatcagtgggacttctcatgaaattgggggttacTCAGTTTTGATTTTAGCTGCAGGCTGGCAGGGCACTTGTGCTGTGCTGGAAGCCCATTAGAGTAGTTTGATAATGACAGCGGTTCTAATAGATCACAGAGATTTAAGGGAAACCCGTGGCAGAGACAGAGCGGTAAGATGAAGCAGGTATGAAGATGAGAAATCCTGGATGATGGGAGGAATTACTAGTGTACATCCAAAGATTTCTACGGAAAGTTGTGAGAGATAATTCTTGGTGCTCCAGAAGCAAATGGAGGAAATTTGATGCATATATTTCTTCCTTCTCTTGATCCTTTTAACATATTATGATTGTGTCACATCAGTAAAGAAATCCTAagacaacaaacaaaacaaaagcttttcCTTACACTTTACTAATGTATAGACAGAAATAcaatgaagattttaaaaatgaaagcctgaGAATAAAGCTAACCTGTTAAGGAAGTAAACATGCATCACACCAATATGTAAAACTGTCACGGTTCTATTAAACTCAATGCATTCTTTGTGCCCCAaaccataataaaataaataaaaggacgTCACCCTCTTAAAATGAATGACtaccatgggcctgattttctctcagttatactggtgtCATACAGGAgtactccactgaagtctatggagttATACGGATGTAAaactggggagagagaagaatAAGGATCATCAGGCTTATCCCTGAAAAAGGATGGACCCTTTGatagatgaacacacacacacttatgagTGAGATGCATTTTCACCCACCTATTTCATCCCCTAGAGAAGAGTTCAGTATTGCACCAGCAGACATAACTACGGCACAGCTTCCGAAGCCATGTGGATACAGTTTGCCCAGTGGAATTTGAGGAACGTGCTTTTCCCATCCAAGAGCTGAAAAGGGGTCCTCCTTGCCATCTATTGTTTTCACATGCACCCTGTCCTTGAGCTCACAGATGAGCTGGTCTCCTGTCAGTCTGGAGTTTCGTCGTTTCCCTTTGAACCGCACCCCATGCTTGTTGGTGTTCAGATAGTCTTTCATAGCTTTCTGCAGGCGAGGGGTCAGCATCTTGGAGGAGATATCCCCTTTCCAAAGCCTATAAAGGAAGGATTTTGACATTGTGGAATATAACCCATCCCAATCATCAGACTCATCAAACAGCTGGCTTCTCCTGCGTGTTgggtttcttttctttgttcttttctcATGGGTCCATTTTTCCTGTAAAACATTTTCCTTCTGATCATCCTCATTGGGAGAGATGAATTTCACTAGCTCTTGAATGTTGCTGTGTTGCTGAGGCTGACCAGCAGCAAATAAATAGTTGTCATCCCCTTGATAGAAAGCATATTTTGATTTTCTCCCTACCTGGGAAGGAAAAAACTCTTCTTCATTTTCAAAGCCATCCTCTAGATCAATCCACTTTTTAATGCTTCCGGTCCCCGATTTAAATGAATCTAAGAGATCTTCGTTAAGAAGCACCTCGTTCCTATCTATGGTTTCAGAGGATGATGGATCATGTATTGCTCCCATAATAACTCTCTGCTTGCCCTGAATGGGCAGGAGCCTCTTCGTCTCAATGTAAGAGAAGGAACTTGGAACTGGTTCAGCAGTGTTGCTATCTGTAAAATAGATGAAGATCACCAAGAAAAGGAGACCCCATGCAAATAGCCCAAACAGCATTAGTTGTTTCCATTGCTTCAAGTTAGGTTTCATGGCAATGCCTGTACCAACTCCTCTGTGCCTTGAAGTATTGGTGAAGGGGAATGAAACCTGAAAAGAATATCAAATATTAATCAAGAGCTGTTCTGAAAACAAAGAAAACGTAGAAGTATATTTAAAAGTTCTGGGAGGAGTAGGCTCAGTGCATACACAGCAGCGTGAGAGTCTCAGGGGAAGAAACAAACATAGGCGCTCAGGGACACCATACAGGTAACACATTTTGGCTCCATCCGCATGGTGACAGCTGCTGGCTACAGAAGCAGTCTCTGGTGGCCAGTTTATAGAGCAACATTGGAACCTGACCTAAAGGAGATAATTTACCTGTCGGCTTCTGCTGTACCCAATACACCaacttgattaaaaacaaaattgatgTGCATTATGGAGAAAGTCTAGCTCCCTCCTCTATGGCCATGGAAGGCCCTCTGCAGTCAAACCACTATGATTCTTCAGTATAAAGGTCAAGGAATTATgtaggcagtgcacagagcctctgCATAGTACAGAGCCTTGCTGTGCAAGGGGCTAGTGAGGGAAGGCTCATAGGCAGGCTGGAATGGGGGCCTTATTCATTTACATGGGATATCTCCTTTTTTATATGGTTAAATTATGCAAGTGGATGTACACACCGGCTGCAAGTTGTTCTACAAACTATTCAGCAACATATTAGCCTCAGGCTGTGCTGTGGATAACTGTGTAACCTCAGCATGAATTTCAAATATGGATGGGTCTTACTGCAGACTTTGAGCCCAATTCTTCTCTCACACGGGTATAAATCAGAAATGACTCATGTGAAGTCAATGGCTTTACACTGGAGGAAAGCCAGCGCAAGTGAGAGAAGAATTAGGCCCACTACTCCCACACAAACAGAAATATGCTGCATGTAGCAATATGCTGGCGGCCCATTTGTATTTTGAAggacaaattttatttgtcaaagaaTAATAGCGAGCACAGTGTAGTGTGTCTATTTCAGCTGTGTCATCTCATGCTTATACTACTACTTCCATAGCCTGATTATCCAATGTTGCACCGGTTTTACACTGATGTATCTCCACTGAAAttttcctcagctggtgtaaattggtgttgcTTCATTGCACCACCTGATCTGGCCCAATGGCTTTAAAACCAGTGTAGTCCAGCAGTATATCAGGTTCTTTATATGCAAAACAACTGTCTTTTTCACATCCCCTGTACGACACATTCTGTAGTATTAGTGGAAAGAACAGAGTGGATTTTTGGATGCCAAGATGGGATGCCAAGAGTTAGCCTATTTCTAAAAGATAGAACTGATGGGACAAGCCACTAAATATACTGCTCAAGGACAGTAatagactttaaaaaacaaacaaacaaacaaaaacaggtaTAGACTTGGAAATTTGCACTTTATCCACAACGCTGGGATTGTGGAGGAATTTTAGGGACAAAATCCTGGAAAAATGAAGTAAAATCTGAGCAACAGGACTTTACTCCAAGGAAAATACACTGCAGGGCTGATGGCTTGTCACAGACATTAGGACATTCTTTACCACTCAGCTGACCAGCAACAAGAGAGCATATTATGGCAGGGTGGAGCAGAGGATCAGCCCATACATCCAGACACACATAGGGAGGATGCAGTAATGCAAGTGGGGCTTTGCAGATGCTAAGACCCGGGGGTGCCAATCACCCAACTTAACTGTTCAGTAAAGCTATTTCCTATTTTTCTAGTCTAGGCAAAGCCTCGAGCAGCAGAAGAGCAGCTGACTTGGGGCCTTACAAATGTCCAAGTAGAGACACAATATCACAGTGTCACAGCTGAATGGCCAAGTTTCACTGCAAACAAACTTACTTCTAATACACGGAAGAAATTCATCAGTGTAACAGTGAACACTTAATTCCCATGCTCCGCATACACTTAGCTTCGGTTATACAAAACACCTGGAAAAATACCTATTAGGCAAACTGAcccatttcctttcccccactctgTCGGTACAAAACAAGTCTCATGAGTGCTGTTTCCAGTTTTAAAAGACTCAAGGCTATTTCTGTCAGGAGACTGCTTACAATATGAttgttgtgtaacttagatctgCACTGAAGTTAGTTATTCTAACCGGCCCACTCAGTGTTCAAATGATTTGCATTTGTTAATCAGCATTCTTTGCCTGTCTGAACCACTCTCATCCCTTTTTATAATTTTCCCTGCTGGTTTCCATCCACCCTCCACTTTTCAACGACTGCCTTCCGGACAGCACACGTTACCCTTTGCTCACTCAGGTGTTCCTCTAGCTGTGTAAACATTTCATGTTTAtagtgttggtcccagaatatgagagagagaaacggTTGGTGAGCTAAtgtcttttattggtccaactttggtgaaagagacaagctttaagGCATACACAGAGGTTTTCTTCCAGTCTGGGAGCTCTGTTTAAGGTCAAACATTTGTCTCACCAGtggaaattggtccaataaaagattatcttgattatcacttcaaaagttttttttctcttacttaattggcctctcagagttggtaagacaacttccacctgttcatgctctctgtatatatatatatatatatatatatatatatatatatacattctatgcatccaaagaagtgggttgtagcccacaaaagcttatgctcaaataaatttgttagtctctaaggtgccacaagtactcctgttctttttacaatggAGAATGTAATTAGAAGGTAAGATAGTTTCTTCTTCAGCAAAGGTAAGTGTCTCCCTTTGGCACCCCGTAGCTCAAGATCTTATCTTGCTGCATCTCTCCTGAGTGGTGGGCATGTCTAAGCATTAGCTGATGTCTAAGCTCCAACTCCCATCTGGAAAGTTTTTGTCTTTAGCCAGTTTGCTTGCATGAAAGCCAGTTGAAACTCTCTCTCAGGTCAGGgggtcatttatttatttaataaaatactaACAATGTATGGACAACAAAAGGCAAAACCAtgtctattttttaaatttccagaaaATGACCCTAATTCTCAATCAAAATTTTTCCAGTGAAAGCCGCAGTCTATGGGAGGTGTAACTTTGTTCTGCTAAGATTCAAATTACCGGTGTGCTGCCTCTCTGCTGTAACTCCCATTGTTTCCTAACAAGGGGCACTTTCAGTTTTTCTAAGCCAAGCCTCCTGACTATTTATTAAAGGAGAAGAGATGGGTGAAGGAGATCTCTTTGGAACATTCCTCCCTTTCAAGGTTGCCTATTGTTAAATTAATCTGCATAGACCCCAGCAGCTAAGAGGTCGGCATGGTTCAAGTTGATGTTCTAAGTTTTGCACTGTTATGTTAAACAGGGTTTTTCTTGGCTGCAGTTTTACAAAGAGCAGGTCACCTTGGGGTTATTTGGGATACTGAATGTTAGTTGCAGGCAGACATTCCCAGGGTGCTGGAAATCAGACTAGAGTTTATTTCATGGAACCCTTACGTAGCCTGAGTAGACATGCTTCTTTAGTCAGCTAATTCCATGGTATTAAGAAACCTCTGGCATGAGTCAAGACAGCTGGAGGCTGCATTTCTAGGGTAGagaaatacatacatacacacacacacacacacacttttgtgaGGGGGGTGCCAAATTATTTTTAGCATTCTCACAGTTGCTGCACAGGCCAGTACAGTAGGCAGAAAAactgacagacccctggggatggTGTCTGCCAAAAATATATATCGGTTTGTTTATGGCAAAGGAACTTGTCTATTGGCTATAATTAGGCCTTCTAATTAATGAATTGCTCTTGGACAGCTTTCTTGTTAGTATCTTTAATCATTATTTGCCAGATAAGTCAACTGTATTCAGTATTTCTTGTGGCAATGAAAAACAGTTCCTTTTTGTTTCTGCAGGGTCATCTAAATAATGCAGTGCTAATATATCTATAACGTTACTTTGTGTGCTTTGCATCAGATTGCCCCCTCCCAGGGAACACCGAAATGGGGAAGAGAGATGGGCAATATTACCAACTCCAAGCTTTCAAtaatcatgaatcaggctcccAAAAGTTATTAGACTGACTTAAAAataatgaacttttaaaaataatattttttggggggggggaggggtgttgccTTCTGGCGCTTGGGCATCTGTAAGGTTCATGATGTCAAGCTATTCTCTGATTCTggcagctgggactttaagaaaatcaCCAAATATTGTGGGAATTGCGGTAAAGTCactagagttggcaacactacgaGCTGGAGAAAATCTCAGTGAGGTTTCTGTTGAGGATCATTTCCTAGATTATTCTGCAGGACAGGGGGACTTGGCTGCATAAACCCCGGGGTTTCAGTGGAGACCAGAACCATTCACATGGAGGCTTTATGCTTCTGATACCCGCTCACCCTTTACCACCTCCCTACAGGTAGTTGGCATTGGAGCCAAGCTGTCAGGAACTTCTCTACCATCACTGTTCCTCGAGCTTCATCAAATGAACTCCACAGGGCAGAGACTACTCAACTTAGAAGCTAACGTagcctgggctggcagggggaaaaTACATGTGACACTCCCATCTTTGCCCCACGTGTGGATCCCCAGCTATATGGAATGCTCTTCAGTAGATCTAGGAACAGAGGGAACAGTGCTGCAGAGTGACCCCATCTGCCAGCTAAAATGTCAAGCAGCCCCATCTATCACAACTACCAGCACTCACTTTCATAATCTCCATAATAGCCACATCTGATTCTCACTAATATTAAAcatcaagggtgaaatcctggcccctgctGAAATAAATGAGaaggctcccattgaagtcaatggggccaggatttcctttcctttcctaagTTTCCTTTCCTAACTGTGGGCTCAACCAGGGACAGACGACCTCTCCATCTTTCATAAAACTATTTACAGTCCCATTCCAGTTGTGGTGACATAATGAAGGGCTATGTCAAGTATGCGAGAGCTCTGGGTGGCTCACCTACGGATAAAAGAAGAAAGGTGATAGTATGCAACCTTTACATACATATACATGCCACCCAGGCAGCAGAAAGCCAATCAGCCCTTGGTGCAACTTGGTAGAACTTAGAGCAGGTTTGACAGGGCTTTAAGTTCCACCAGCTGGTagtggggctgaagtccttgggctttgggCCGCCCACCCGGGGCGGCGGACTTGAGCAGGCTCAGGTCTCGGTCCCCACTCCTGTGGtcgtatagtaatttttgttgtcagaaggcgGTTGTGGTGCAatcaagtttgagaacccttgggcCAGAGAACAGCAcagagggcaggggaagagaagcTGGTGGCAGAGACTGTGACAGTGCAGGGCAAACAGGCAGCCAATGAGACAGAAAGCGCccccagtttcattttttttttagcaacagCCAACATCCAGAAACTGTGACaactggggatgggagagggacaCGATGCGTCTCGGCTGGGCTTCTTCCTGTCCTATTGGTGCCAGCACCAGTTGCACTGGGGGAGTTCCTGCTGCTCTGGAGCAAGGCTGACTTCACCCATGTGTGTCCTACTCTGCTTTTCTTTAGCTTATGTCATTTGGCAGAAGGAGGCCACTGATGCCTTAGGCCCATGGAAAAGGAATCCCCACATTACAATCTGGGTGAATTGCAGGACCCTAGCTGTGTGTCTCCCTGCCACTCCCAAAGGGCTGGCTCAATCCCAAGGAGGTGCTTCACTGGTCCCCACAGCCCAGGTGTATGAGGAAGGGAGAAATCATTGGGCCTGGTGGGTAAAGTATTAAATCAGATTTCTTCCTTGCTCTGAGTTCTCTGATGGACTTGTTGGTTTGTATTTGAAACAGAATGCATATTTTTATCATAAGCCTCCATAGGGGTGTTATTTGACACACAGTAGTAACTGTTGATGAGAGAGGAAATTCTAAAACACAAGTGCACTGGCACAGTGTGACCAATCATTTAGAGCACAAGCAGGAAACTGTACCCATTTTCAATCCTCTCTGATTTTCTGTGGAACTGATTCCCCCTGCCCACTCCTTTCAATTTAGAAAAGTGAATGAATTTCTTTTCTCCTGCAAAACCGCAGTTCAAAGCAGCATGCTCCTGTATTCTGACCTCAGGTTTAACCAAGCATGACTGCAGGAATCTTCTATAGCATTGCAGCTAGAAATAtaggagggagggaaataaatGGCCCATTCAATAGAAGGAAAATACTCAACCAGCATATTTTTTTTAGGGATAGCTTTAGATATGTGTTTCTGCAGAAACACATAATTTAACAAAAGAAAGGAAGTGTTTTGAGTCTGTTTGTTTTAAGCTTGACAGGATGAACAATTTGCAGTCTCACCAAATCATACAAACCACAGTGACTACTcacaagaaaaaatgttttaagtctTTGCGCAGTTCTACACGGTATGCAACAGCTCATTTTATTTCCGCTTTCAGCAAGGTTAAAATAAAAGGCTTCTTTTCTTTGCTCTATAAAGGGTTGTAGTTGCTGTATTACTCTAACTTAACACAGCAGTTATCGCAGCACAAAACAGAACTCTAAATTGCTTCCTGGAAGAGAGAAATGTTTATGCTCACAATCATATGAACACAGTAATCATGGTTCCAAAAGTTATTTAAACATTATTACATAAACTTAACCCAAAATCACATCTGATATCTAAGCAGGAATGGTTTGAAGAgtttgattttccatttgaaGTCTGTAATGCTCTTGACATTTTTCCTTCCTTTACACTGTCAGAATAGAATGGTAAATTCTACACCTACAGAATAAATCTCTATTGTATACTCGGGTAATGTATGAactgtagcatttttttttttttttaacttggattTCAATTATATTCACATTTAAACTTGCCATTTTCCATTGGTACTAGAAAGGACAAAAAGACCTTCTtataaaattaacttttaaaatatgaagtGTGGTAAAAATGATTCTCATTTCTTAGTTCTATCTTTAGGCTAAATAATACTTGCCTTACACAAGCATATCTTTAGCAGCATAAGGACTATTCATACAAGAAGTGAATTCAATTGATCCTTCTTTAACTGTATAATGTAATTTATTGAATTATAATAGAGCATTTGAGTCTTCACCATTAtaattaatgttttatttatatacacacatgcacatatgtATATATGCATATACAATCTTCCCTACAAAACTTACTTTGTCTGGGCTGAAAGTTGGAATGAAAGATTTCATCCTGGGAGAAAGATTGCCAAACTAAAGAATAAAATCCATTTGGCCCGTTTTAGAGACGTATAATCAAAAATTGAAGTTTTCTAGAATGACatatattcatttttcttttgcatatttaaaaaacactACAGACTTTAACATGCCAACATTGCTGATGACAAGCCAACCAACACTAGCTAGATGTTTTGTTTGgctttataaaacaaaataatgtggTATTAATGCATTTTCTCCATTCTGGCACTGTTGTGTGCATGGCTCAGTGATTTACTACTTTAGACCAACTTTAGATCAACAGATCTTTTCTGCTGTATGTAATTTGATGCTAACCACTGGATGTGGCCATGAATTCTACCTGTTTGGAAACTTTGCAGCTATGCAGGAGGTCTAAGAATTACCATCATTCAAACAGTGTGAGGAACCTGGTAAATTAAATGAAGATTATGAgtctgattcttcactgccttgcacATTGTCTAGTCATTTACACGTACATGCCATGGATATAAACATTGCCATTCTGAACTTTTAGTACTTTATATTCACTTTGCATACATGTGAATATACAATatgcaaggcagtagagaatcagcCCCTTTGAAAACAATGGCATTATATCGGTGAAAAACTGGTGTAAGCAAGTCTGTCTGGGCTGCAAAATTAGCCTGATTGGTCATTTTTGCTATGAAATTTAAAAGAAGGGCCCTGACTGTTCTCACACTAGTTTTGCACCTCAGTAATTCTAgaatttactcctgatttacaccagtgtaactgagaccagaatcaggtCCCGGGTGTATTTTTCGATCCATAAGCCAGTGCAGAAGATCTGTTAAACAGTAAATATAGTTCTTCCGAAgccttaaattgtaagctctttgaccatcttttcattctgtttttgtacagcacctaacacagtggggttCTGTGATTTAGGGCTCTCAGGAGCTATGttaatacaaacaacaacaattttTGATAGAGACTGTTTGTGTGCCTTTACcagtagagcagggatcggcaaactTTGGCACGCGGCCAATCAAGGAAATCCACTGGCGAGCCAGgaccgtttgtttacctgcagtgtacacaggttcagccaatcacagctcccactggccacgggttccccgttccaggccaatgggggctgcaggaagcggcgtgagccgagggatgtgctggccgctgcttcccgcagtccccattggcctggagcggcgaaccgcggccagtgggagctgcgatcggccgaacctgtggacgcagcaggtaaacaaaccgtccctgacgggctgcgtgctgatccctgctctagagGAAAGGCTCAATTTAAATAATGACTGAGGTCGGAAGCCAGTCAGTTTACATAGAATATATTCCCCTTCTCCTGTTATCCAACAGGTTAAATTCTCCAGATTCACATAACATTTGTTAGCATGTGTTTCAAATGCTGTGtctttttggttttcagccaatAAGCAGATCTATGAAATACCATTCACTTCACTGGAACACTCCTCTCTAATTACCTTTAAGTAACAAGGATAAGCAAATTCTGCTTAAGACATTTTCCTCATGAGGGGAAGGCGAAGCGAAGACACGCAGCTGGTGGGCAGTTTGCTTCAAACCCAGAGACAACCCCAATTCCCAGATGCTGCCCCTGGGCCCTGCTTGGGATTCTGTCCTTCATATTAGCTAACAGATGTTAGATACATTTGAagctctcttctcctctctcccccacacccaatcCCTTAGGATCCTGTAAACAGACCTCTCAGAGTAGGCTTATTGTGGTATAATTTGAAATAAAtctgagggtcaccccatcccaaaaccACCAGCCAAGATTTATTTAGTAATGATCCGTCACAGTGGTGATATAATAATTacttggcaggagagagctggggaagggggagtgttGCACTGTGATAAAAAGTAGCCACAGTAATACAACTGGttgtccacaaaaacaacaacaggaaTTTTATTTAAACCAGAACAAATGGAACTGGATTCCACCTACCTACAGTAACATTAAATAACTGaagaatatatataataaaaaaaataatgattcaaatacacatacacacactatgTACTTAACTAAATATAActctctaaataaataaatatatctatatctatatgcTATAGGCTATTATCTTATAGGTCATCATAATTTTGTTCAAGGTTCCTCTTTCCCCAAATTTCTCACTGGATGCTAATGCCCAAGTCTGTCTTTGAGCTTCAAGCACCTCTTGTGACTTCCTGAAGAGATGGATTCAACTCCAGGGATGCTTGCTTGCAGGTGCGGGGAGGAGGTGCACATTAGACCAGACCCACTGGATCTGAAGGACCTTTGGTTCTCCTGTTCTGGATGTCCAGGACAACATGAATCAATGATAGGAAATGACTGGAACCAATGCTCAGGAACAAACAGGAATGGATGCTCAGGAACACGCCATCACACATGGACTGACTTCACCAGCCAACCTTACACTAAAAAGACCCTCATCTTCTGTCTGTCCTGCTCAAAACTCAGTCTCTCCACTTACTCTCAGTTTCTCTCAGTCACTCCCAGTTTCTCTCAGTTTACTCACAGACTCTCTCCCTCAGGCTCCACACTGGCCTGCCTTTGTCCCTCAAAcgttcccctcttctcctccaacTTGCACTTCCTCTTCATCTCAGGGGAGAGAAAACAGATGATGCATTCACCCGGAACACACCCTAAATCATATATCCCCATATAGGATGGGGTCCCTTTACCATATTTACACACAGAGGGATCTCCTGGATGCTAAAAGTGGTAGGT
Coding sequences within it:
- the ST6GAL2 gene encoding beta-galactoside alpha-2,6-sialyltransferase 2; its protein translation is MKPNLKQWKQLMLFGLFAWGLLFLVIFIYFTDSNTAEPVPSSFSYIETKRLLPIQGKQRVIMGAIHDPSSSETIDRNEVLLNEDLLDSFKSGTGSIKKWIDLEDGFENEEEFFPSQVGRKSKYAFYQGDDNYLFAAGQPQQHSNIQELVKFISPNEDDQKENVLQEKWTHEKRTKKRNPTRRRSQLFDESDDWDGLYSTMSKSFLYRLWKGDISSKMLTPRLQKAMKDYLNTNKHGVRFKGKRRNSRLTGDQLICELKDRVHVKTIDGKEDPFSALGWEKHVPQIPLGKLYPHGFGSCAVVMSAGAILNSSLGDEIDSHDAVLRFNSAPTRGYEKDVGNKTTMRIINSQILTNPNHHFIDSSLYKDVILVAWDPAPYSANLNVWYKKPDYNLFTPYVQHRRRNPNQPFYILHPKFIWQLWDIIQENTKEKIQPNPPSSGFIGILIMMSMCNEVHVYEYIPSVRQTDLCHYHELYYDAACTLGAYHPLLYEKLLVQRMNKGLQDDLYRKGKVILPGFRSVKCPGQTHFPHL